A window of Ictidomys tridecemlineatus isolate mIctTri1 chromosome 1, mIctTri1.hap1, whole genome shotgun sequence contains these coding sequences:
- the Higd2a gene encoding HIG1 domain family member 2A, mitochondrial has product MTSSGGGVQRPEYLLTSVAPDMATPSPVTPETPFEPSKPPVIEGFSPSIYSNPEGFKEKFLRKTRENPMVPIGCLGTAAALTYGLYCFHRGHSQRSQLMMRTRIAAQGFTVAAILLGLAASAMKSRP; this is encoded by the exons ATGACCTCATCAGGAGGCGGAGTCCAACGTCCGGAGTATCTCCTTACCTCTGTTGCCCCAGACATGGCAACTCCCAGTCCTGTGACTCCCGAGACACCCTTTGAACCATCTAAGCCCCCAGTCATTGAGGGCTTCAGCCCCAGTATTTACAGCAATCCGGAAGGCTTCAAGGAAAAGTTTCTTCGCAAGACTCGAGAAAACCCAATGGTACCCATAG gctgCCTGGGCACGGCGGCCGCCCTCACCTATGGCCTCTACTGCTTCCATCGCGGCCATAGCCAGCGCTCACAGCTCATGATGAGAACCCGGATCGCCGCCCAAGGCTTCACGGTCGCAGCCATCTTGTTGGGTTTAGCTGCATCGGCTATGAAGTCTCGACCCTGA